The Geoglobus acetivorans genome window below encodes:
- a CDS encoding RNA-protein complex protein Nop10, producing MKSRIRKCCECGRYTLKETCPLCRGKTYMPIPPRFSPEDPYGKYRRMLRKQRGFWIRRCIND from the coding sequence ATGAAATCGCGTATCAGAAAATGCTGCGAATGCGGCAGATACACTCTTAAGGAAACATGCCCTTTATGCAGGGGCAAAACGTACATGCCGATTCCTCCGAGATTCTCGCCTGAGGATCCGTACGGAAAATACAGGAGGATGCTCAGGAAGCAGAGAGGTTTCTGGATCAGGAGGTGTATAAATGATTGA
- a CDS encoding TIM barrel protein has product MLIQFSSMFLYEYSLDRIAKACKKAEYGGIEFWIETPHYWIDRDFRKIEEISDSITSLHCAIFDLNPCSVNQDVAEATLKSNLHAASVASRLRVGMTIHAGKRSARREPVIEDVVANEKYFRVLSKYSKIKGVELFLENSEPRINYLCRSYEDVIECAERFGFRLTFDINHALKNGDAEKYLESVERIKNVHISGNSRGLHSASRYDRNVRDILQKLADLGYSSMVTVELDDLAYGQLSFEKKIEELVKERRFIESVFKR; this is encoded by the coding sequence ATGTTGATCCAGTTTTCCTCCATGTTCCTGTATGAATACAGCCTTGACAGGATAGCAAAAGCATGCAAAAAAGCAGAGTACGGAGGAATCGAGTTCTGGATTGAGACTCCACACTACTGGATAGACAGAGACTTCAGAAAGATAGAGGAGATTTCAGACTCGATAACGTCCCTCCACTGTGCAATTTTTGACCTGAACCCGTGCAGCGTCAATCAGGATGTTGCGGAGGCAACGCTCAAAAGCAACCTGCATGCGGCAAGTGTGGCATCAAGGCTGAGGGTGGGGATGACGATTCATGCCGGCAAGAGGAGCGCCAGAAGGGAACCTGTGATTGAAGATGTTGTCGCAAACGAAAAATACTTCAGGGTGCTTTCAAAATACTCAAAAATAAAAGGCGTTGAACTCTTCCTCGAAAACAGCGAGCCTCGCATAAACTACCTCTGCAGAAGCTACGAAGATGTCATCGAGTGTGCAGAAAGATTTGGTTTCCGGCTGACGTTCGACATAAACCATGCGCTGAAAAACGGAGACGCTGAAAAATACCTTGAGTCGGTGGAAAGGATCAAAAACGTGCACATCAGCGGGAATTCGCGTGGACTTCATTCTGCGTCGAGATATGATAGGAACGTCAGGGACATCCTGCAGAAGCTTGCGGATCTTGGATACAGCAGCATGGTTACCGTTGAACTGGACGACCTTGCGTATGGTCAGCTCAGCTTCGAAAAAAAGATTGAAGAGCTTGTGAAGGAGAGAAGATTCATCGAAAGCGTGTTCAAAAGGTAA
- a CDS encoding proteasome assembly chaperone family protein has protein sequence MIDRVDVRFLKKPEEVGLKDPVMIEGLPGIGHVGKLVADHLVKVLEVEKVVEIYSHHFPPQVMVDEKGVIKIPNNEVYAYKGDGNTPDLLILVGDYQSISNEGHFELANAYLRIAKEFGVSRIYTLGGYGVGRLIDEPYVIGAVNSETLIGDLSNAGVKFENGEPAGGIIGAAGLIIGLAMLEDIPAACLMGTTSGYMVDPKSAKVVLETLMKLLNLSVSVEDLEERAKEMEKLIAQIKEMQEAQTVQFKSDEDLRYFR, from the coding sequence ATGATTGATAGGGTTGATGTGAGATTTCTGAAGAAACCTGAAGAGGTCGGGTTGAAAGATCCGGTGATGATCGAGGGTCTGCCCGGCATAGGACATGTCGGAAAGCTTGTTGCCGATCACCTTGTGAAGGTTCTCGAAGTGGAAAAGGTGGTTGAGATATACTCCCACCACTTCCCGCCCCAGGTAATGGTCGACGAGAAGGGTGTTATCAAAATTCCGAACAACGAGGTTTATGCCTATAAGGGTGATGGAAATACGCCCGATCTGCTAATTCTGGTTGGAGATTACCAGAGTATAAGCAATGAAGGGCATTTTGAGCTTGCAAATGCTTACCTAAGGATTGCGAAGGAATTCGGGGTGAGCAGGATTTACACCCTCGGGGGCTATGGGGTCGGAAGGCTGATAGATGAGCCTTACGTCATTGGGGCAGTGAACAGTGAAACGCTGATAGGCGATCTGTCAAATGCGGGGGTCAAGTTTGAGAACGGGGAGCCTGCGGGCGGGATCATTGGCGCTGCAGGTTTGATAATCGGTCTGGCGATGCTCGAGGACATTCCGGCTGCATGTCTCATGGGAACAACTTCGGGCTACATGGTTGATCCAAAAAGTGCAAAGGTTGTCCTTGAAACGCTCATGAAGCTGCTGAATCTGAGTGTGAGCGTGGAGGACCTCGAAGAAAGAGCCAAGGAAATGGAAAAGCTGATAGCACAGATAAAGGAAATGCAGGAAGCCCAGACTGTACAGTTCAAGAGCGATGAGGACCTGAGGTATTTCAGATAG
- a CDS encoding translation initiation factor IF-2 subunit alpha, with the protein MSEERLVIRRSGFPSKGEIVIGTVTRVMDFGAFVSLDEYEGREGLVHISEVAPGWIKDIRDHVKKGQKVVCKVLDVNPKRGHIDLSIKDVNERQRREKLQEWKSEQRAFKWLEIAGEKVGVDGKELEKIGKKLLRKFDSIYAAFEEVAYEGYEVIAKIAGEELAKEIAELAREHIKPSTVSVRGYFELKSFAPDGIERIKKALSVVKKYHSDGAEIEVEYVGAPKYRIVIRTEDYKAAETLLKRVIDDVTKAMKKLGGEANFVREAI; encoded by the coding sequence ATGAGTGAGGAAAGGCTTGTTATCAGGAGATCAGGATTTCCATCAAAAGGAGAAATTGTTATTGGCACGGTTACGAGAGTAATGGATTTTGGAGCATTCGTGAGCCTCGATGAGTATGAGGGCAGGGAGGGACTTGTGCACATCAGTGAGGTGGCTCCGGGCTGGATCAAGGACATAAGAGACCATGTCAAAAAGGGTCAGAAAGTGGTGTGCAAGGTTCTGGACGTGAACCCCAAGAGGGGACACATAGATCTGAGCATAAAGGATGTAAATGAAAGACAGAGAAGGGAGAAGCTTCAGGAGTGGAAGAGTGAGCAGAGGGCGTTTAAGTGGCTTGAAATTGCGGGAGAAAAGGTTGGTGTTGACGGGAAGGAGCTTGAGAAGATAGGGAAAAAGCTTCTGAGAAAATTTGACAGCATATATGCCGCTTTTGAAGAGGTGGCGTATGAGGGCTATGAGGTTATAGCGAAGATTGCAGGTGAAGAGCTTGCGAAAGAGATTGCGGAGCTTGCGAGGGAACATATTAAGCCCTCAACCGTCAGCGTTAGGGGATACTTCGAGCTGAAGTCCTTTGCACCTGATGGAATAGAGAGAATAAAAAAGGCTCTGTCTGTTGTGAAGAAATATCACAGCGATGGTGCAGAGATCGAGGTCGAATACGTCGGTGCACCGAAGTACAGGATAGTCATCAGGACTGAGGACTACAAGGCAGCTGAAACCCTGCTCAAAAGAGTTATTGACGATGTTACAAAGGCCATGAAAAAACTCGGCGGCGAGGCAAATTTCGTAAGAGAGGCAATCTGA
- a CDS encoding ATP-grasp domain-containing protein: MEERKFLIVGSNVRNVAESARKAGFEISVLTKHVDADLKLYAKKIYRIDDESPEWVKKKALAISEELDAEIIWHSGYEILGDRRLKKIVNKRKFYSELERAGFDFPEILDDGESGILKPVTGGGGEGIRLSSRREEGHILQRYVKGIPCSASVISTGKMALAISFNKILVGDGNFGAREFRYCGNITPFKHELDERAKRLAEELAIYFELEGNIGVDFIIGDRIYVLEINPRFQGSLDAIEWACDTNLFRMHLNAKAGKLESCRPRRFAGRAVVFAEQDIKIKNSPAGNPFFADVPEKGQIYRKDDPLVSVLASGKSEHDVYRKLYERKGIYREIAC, translated from the coding sequence ATGGAAGAGAGAAAATTCCTCATAGTTGGCAGCAATGTGAGAAACGTGGCTGAATCTGCCAGAAAAGCCGGTTTTGAAATATCTGTGCTTACAAAGCACGTGGACGCAGATTTGAAGCTGTATGCAAAAAAAATTTACAGAATAGACGATGAATCCCCGGAATGGGTGAAAAAGAAGGCACTGGCCATTTCGGAAGAGCTGGACGCAGAGATTATCTGGCACTCAGGTTACGAAATCCTCGGAGACAGAAGGCTTAAAAAAATCGTGAACAAGAGAAAGTTTTACAGCGAGCTTGAAAGGGCGGGCTTCGATTTTCCTGAGATTCTTGACGACGGAGAGTCAGGAATACTGAAACCCGTAACGGGGGGAGGAGGTGAAGGAATAAGACTCTCCAGCAGGAGGGAGGAAGGCCATATCCTCCAGAGATATGTAAAGGGGATACCCTGCTCGGCATCGGTGATATCAACAGGAAAGATGGCACTGGCCATCTCATTCAACAAGATTCTTGTCGGAGATGGGAATTTCGGTGCAAGAGAATTCAGATACTGTGGAAACATAACCCCGTTCAAACACGAGCTTGATGAAAGGGCAAAAAGGCTTGCAGAGGAACTTGCCATCTATTTTGAGCTTGAAGGAAACATCGGAGTGGATTTCATTATTGGAGACAGAATATACGTCCTTGAAATAAATCCGAGGTTCCAGGGAAGCCTCGATGCCATTGAGTGGGCCTGCGATACGAACCTGTTCAGGATGCATCTGAACGCAAAGGCAGGAAAGCTTGAGAGCTGCAGACCCAGAAGGTTTGCCGGGAGAGCAGTGGTGTTTGCGGAGCAAGATATTAAAATAAAGAATTCTCCCGCTGGAAATCCATTCTTTGCGGACGTACCGGAGAAGGGTCAGATTTACAGAAAAGACGATCCGCTTGTAAGCGTTCTCGCTTCGGGAAAAAGTGAGCATGATGTGTACAGAAAGCTTTATGAGAGAAAAGGAATCTACAGGGAGATAGCATGTTGA
- the cofE gene encoding coenzyme F420-0:L-glutamate ligase, translated as MIRVFRIEGVPRIRKGDNLAEIFSSLFEFQDGDVLAVCSTVISKAEGRVVRLEDIIPGEHAVKLAEKLGKDERFVQAVLDESKEILLEDPFILTHARFGNICVNAGIDNTNVEKEYLLLPPDDPDGSAERLKNEIERITGKNVGVVITDTNGRCFRKGVVGVAVGISGVKALEDWRGKKDLYGQELEVTVECIADEIAAFANMLMGEGDDGVPAVVFRGLEVLGNGSVKEIYRSEEEDIIRRIIKEWKRENSS; from the coding sequence TCCTCCCTTTTTGAATTTCAGGATGGAGATGTCCTTGCGGTATGCTCCACTGTGATTTCAAAAGCAGAGGGTAGAGTCGTCAGGCTGGAGGACATTATTCCGGGCGAGCATGCAGTAAAACTGGCTGAGAAGCTCGGAAAAGACGAGAGGTTCGTTCAGGCAGTACTTGATGAGAGCAAGGAGATACTCCTCGAAGATCCTTTCATACTCACACATGCGAGATTCGGAAATATCTGCGTAAACGCAGGAATAGATAACACCAATGTTGAGAAGGAGTATTTGCTCCTCCCACCAGATGACCCAGATGGATCAGCAGAGAGGTTGAAAAACGAGATTGAAAGGATAACAGGAAAGAACGTTGGCGTGGTGATAACTGACACCAACGGCAGATGTTTCAGGAAAGGCGTTGTTGGTGTGGCGGTGGGCATCTCCGGTGTAAAGGCTCTTGAGGACTGGAGAGGGAAGAAAGACCTCTACGGACAGGAGCTCGAAGTTACTGTGGAATGCATAGCAGACGAGATTGCAGCATTTGCCAACATGCTGATGGGGGAGGGCGATGACGGTGTCCCGGCAGTTGTTTTCAGAGGTCTAGAGGTTCTCGGAAATGGAAGTGTGAAGGAGATTTACAGAAGTGAGGAAGAGGACATTATACGGAGGATAATAAAAGAATGGAAGAGAGAAAATTCCTCATAG